Proteins co-encoded in one Papaver somniferum cultivar HN1 chromosome 5, ASM357369v1, whole genome shotgun sequence genomic window:
- the LOC113279221 gene encoding F-box protein CPR1-like, with protein sequence IQKFDSNNAVQIDYPFAASKDGITLWGSCNGLVCISSYEDPDVLYVWNPSTRQYKKVPTAPIEGPPLFVWHEIFPGINIVGDISYGFGYDSKIDDYKLVRIVGFPGDYGCEVRVYTLGKNSWTEASFLPFRLCYLRTAGVLSNENIHWVITPPQGGLVILSFDIHNETINQVLAPKSLSNELAISICVFDGFICLLGKTDEVHVEVWVMKEYGVIESWTKIVTILQPDVVQSFWHVRPLKWFKNLQILLEKDESSLLLYDPESHKARDLTVNGVSKWLYAEIFVKSLVVVNSDTVIVGQKQKEEATKNMDRGEKERKKKNTNDTNKKKKAKSGVLFYGML encoded by the exons ATAcaaaaatttgattcaaataacgCCGTGCAGATCGATTATCCATTTGCTGCTTCAAAAGATGGGATTACACTGTGGGGTTCTTGTAATGGCTTAGTTTGTATTTCCTCTTATGAAGATCCTGATGTCTTGTATGTCTGGAATCCGTCCACTAGACAGTATAAGAAAGTGCCAACTGCACCAATAGAAGGTCCACCTTTATTTGTTTGGCATGAAATTTTCCCTGGGATTAATATTGTTGGTGACATCTCATATGGGTTTGGTTATGATTCTAAGATTGATGACTATAAGTTGGTTAGAATTGTGGGTTTTCCTGGTGATTATGGCTGTGAAGTTCGGGTTTACACATTAGGAAAAAATTCATGGACAGAAGCTAGTTTTCTACCTTTTCGTCTTTGTTATCTAAGAACAGCTGGTGTGCTTTCTAATGAAAATATTCACTGGGTAATAACTCCACCTCAAGGAGGTTTAGTAATTCTTTCTTTTGATATTCACAATGAGACAATTAACCAAGTGCTGGCACCTAAATCGTTGAGTAATGAGCTTGCTATTTCTATTTGTgtatttgatggtttcatttgcTTGCTTGGTAAGACTGATGAGGTTCATGTGGAGGTTTGGGTGATGAAAGAATATGGAGTAATTGAATCTTGGACTAAAATAGTTACAATTTTGCAACCTGATGTTGTACAATCCTTTTGGCATGTGAGGCCGTTAAAGTGGTTCAAGAATCTTCAGATTCTGCTAGAGAAGGATGAAAGTAGTCTGCTTTTATATGACCCGGAATCTCATAAGGCTAGAGATCTTACAGTTAATGGTGTTTCGAAATGGCTATATGCGGAGATTTTCGTGAAGAGTTTAGTTGTGGTTAACTCGGATACTGTTATAGTTGGACAAAAACAAAAGGAGGAAGCAACAAAAAACATGGACAGGGGTGAAAAGGaacggaagaagaagaacactaaTGATACTAATAAGAAGAAAAA GGCGAAAAGTGGTGTTCTATTTTACGGCATGTTATGA